One window of the Triticum dicoccoides isolate Atlit2015 ecotype Zavitan chromosome 3B, WEW_v2.0, whole genome shotgun sequence genome contains the following:
- the LOC119280465 gene encoding disease resistance protein Pik-1-like gives MEVAVVAIGTLLPKLGDLLRGEFTLEEHVRKGISSLVREVTLMRAFLHKVARMPPEQLNGRVKIWARRVKELTYKIVDIVDAFMEHAEEGDDPANQKNRAKKLLKKTIKLLKKDKDLHWSALQEAVDQAKELTELSQTYEVEIRDTDFIAHIDSRIMALYTDVEELIGIEDSRDKLINVLTEGDNWSKQPLKTISVVGFGGLGKTALVKAVYCKIKWQFDCYAFVSVSQNPDSKKVFKDILYELDKNKYADIYNKAWGESKLINKLIEYLHGKRYLIVTDDIWNGEVWQLIKRALSRKNNLGSRIITTTRIVSVSEACCSSANDSIYEMEPLSDEDSKKLLYARIFGSVNGCPHEFEQVSSDILKKCGGVPLAIIAMSSVLAGAPQMKSKDEWHVLLKSISHEDSSWKEMQRVVSFSYYDLPYYLKTGLLYLSTFPGGHPIERDRLVKKWINERIVTSQKLSQEGLARRYLAELVNRNVIHPLEWNNHSEVISYHIHPLMHDFLKTIAIEEKFAASLDDKDISSAHHMNFTHLSIDCPDTENLIGLSSMAFNCSVRSLTVFGHANRILLGHFEGIRHLDLDGCKSIERADVEYICSMVQLKQLCLAKTDITELPPQIGNLHYLEGLDVGGTQITQLPTEIGKLQHLKTLDARKSGFKEIPDQILRLTGLVHLLIGDNESCEGVKLPYGFGKLTSLEQLGTIDLRKCSASSLKELGKLQNLDEIVVLLSDEPEHTRMNDVLLSSLSSTRLRSLVVCSDFRLSTLLDTQYILNCRKNLTVVRRSLDVPSHIAKNCSESCNQYNLILRMLDIRVCKVEEEDLKILRELPRLQILIVRLEVLPTEMIRISCEGFAKLERFYVDSRMPRVIFEEGAMPKLEHLEFKLYNGSASEEHMGIKHLLNLQKVTLRYSKWYATNKGVQKITEALKAECKEHQNNITLCIAEEDKDGDCIPKTEIFQENRVSSSSKRPEIVKAAAEEEEEEEEEEEEEEEEEDTQEGGFHQSSHATASFSGTSEIEEVVE, from the exons ATGGAGGTCGCCGTGGTGGCTATCGGCACTCTCCTCCCAAAGCTCGGCGATCTTCTCAGAGGTGAGTTCACCCTGGAGGAACATGTGAGGAAAGGCATCAGCTCTCTTGTGAGAGAGGTCACACTGATGCGTGCCTTCCTCCATAAGGTGGCGAGAATGCCACCTGAGCAGCTCAATGGGCGGGTCAAGATCTGGGCAAGAAGGGTGAAGGAGTTAACCTACAAAATTGTGGACATTGTCGATGCCTTCATGGAGCATGCGGAGGAAGGTGATGACCCTGCCAACCAGAAAAACAGAGCTAAGAAGTTACTCAAGAAAACCATCAAATTATTGAAGAAGGACAAAGATCTCCATTGGAGTGCTCTACAAGAAGCTGTTGATCAAGCTAAAGAATTAACTGAGCTGAGCCAAACGTATGAGGTGGAAATTAGGGATACCGATTTTATTGCTCATATTGATTCTCGTATAATGGCTTTGTACACGGATGTGGAAGAGCTCATTGGGATTGAAGATTCCAGGGACAAGTTGATCAATGTGTTGACCGAAGGTGATAATTGGTCGAAGCAACCATTGAAGACGATCTCTGTTGTTGGATTTGGTGGATTGGGCAAGACAGCTCTTGTCAAAGCAGTGTATTGTAAGATCAAATGGCAATTTGATTGTTATGCTTTTGTTTCGGTTTCTCAAAATCCCGACTCGAAGAAAGTCTTCAAGGATATTCTCTATGAACTTGACAAGAACAAGTATGCAGACATTTATAACAAGGCATGGGGCGAATCCAAATTGATCAACAAACTCATTGAATACCTTCATGGCAAGAG GTACCTCATCGTGACAGATGACATATGGAATGGAGAAGTGTGGCAACTTatcaagcgtgctctctcaagaaagAACAATCTTGGCAGCCGAATAATCACTACAACCCGCATAGTCAGTGTATCTGAAGCATGCTGTTCATCTGCTAATGATTCAATATATGAAATGGAACCTTTGTCTGATGAGGACTCAAAAAAACTCTTGTATGCTAGAATATTTGGTTCTGTGAATGGATGTCCACATGAATTTGAACAGGTATCTAGTGACATCTTGAAGAAATGTGGCGGGGTCCCTTTAGCCATCATTGCTATGTCTTCTGTTTTGGCTGGTGCTCCGCAGATGAAATCAAAGGATGAATGGCATGTCTTGCTCAAGTCTATTAGTCATGAAGACAGCAGTTGGAAGGAGATGCAGAGGGTAGTATCTTTTAGCTACTATGATCTTCCCTATTATCTGAAGACTGGTTTATTGTACTTGAGTACATTCCCTGGTGGTCACCCAATTGAAAGAGACCGgttggtgaagaaatggatcaatgAAAGGATTGTAACTAGTCAGAAGCTTAGTCAAGAAGGATTAGCAAGACGTTACTTGGCCGAACTCGTCAATAGAAATGTTATTCATCCGCTGGAATGGAACAACCATTCTGAGGTGATATCCTACCATATCCACCCTCTGATGCATGATTTCCTTAAAACCATAGCCATAGAAGAGAAGTTTGCTGCTTCACTTGATGACAAAGATATTTCAAGTGCACATCATATGAACTTCACTCACCTCTCCATTGACTGTCCAGATACAGAAAATCTAATTGGTCTATCAAGTATGGCCTTTAATTGTAGTGTCCGCTCCTTAACTGTTTTTGGTCATGCAAACCGAATTCTGCTGGGGCACTTTGAAGGTATACGCCATTTGGATTTGGATGGCTGCAAAAGCATAGAGAGAGCTGATGTGGAGTACATTTGTAGCATGGTCCAGCTGAAGCAGTTGTGCCTTGCAAAGACAGATATCACAGAGCTCCCACCACAAATAGGTAACCTACACTATTTGGAGGGGCTTGATGTAGGAGGGACTCAAATCACCCAGCTCccaacagaaattggcaagttacAGCATCTGAAGACTCTAGATGCAAGGAAGTCAGGATTCAAGGAAATACCGGATCAAATTCTCCGGCTCACGGGACTGGTCCATCTGCTTATTGGTGACAATGAATCCTGTGAAGGAGTGAAGTTACCTTATGGATTTGGGAAGCTGACATCACTGGAGCAATTAGGCACCATTGATTTGAGGAAATGTTCGGCATCCTCTCTGAAGGAGCTTGGTAAGCTCCAGAATCTCGACGAGATTGTAGTACTGTTAAGTGATGAGCCGGAACACACACGGATGAATGATGTGCTGCTGTCTTCCCTCAGTTCTACCAGGCTGAGATCCCTGGTGGTTTGTAGTGATTTCAGGTTGAGCACACTACTGGATACACAGTACATTCTCAACTGTAGGAAGAATCTTACAGTGGTAAGAAGATCCTTGGACGTTCCGTCTCATATTGCAAAGAATTGCTCCGAGAGCTGCAATCAGTACAATCTCATTCTTCGTATGCTGGATATCAGAGTCTGCAAGGTAGAGGAGGAGGATCTGAAGATACTCCGAGAGCTGCCTAGATTGCAGATCCTCATCGTGCGGCTTGAAGTCCTCCCAACAGAAATGATACGTATCAGCTGTGAGGGATTTGCAAAACTTGAGAGGTTCTACGTTGATTCCCGAATGCCAAGGGTAATCTTTGAGGAAGGAGCCATGCCAAAGCTGGAACATCTTGAGTTCAAGCTGTACAATGGATCAGCTAGTGAAGAACATATGGGCATCAAGCACCTCCTAAACCTTCAAAAGgttactctccggtactccaaatggTATGCAACCAACAAGGGCGTCCAGAAGATAACTGAAGCCTTGAAAGCTGAGTGTAAGGAGCACCAGAACAACATCACTCTATGCATCGCTGAAGAGGACAAAGATGGTGACTGCATCCCGAAGACTGAGATTTTTCAAGAGAACAGAGTTTCTAGTTCCAGTAAGAGGCCTGAGATTGTAAAAgcagctgcagaagaagaagaagaagaagaagaagaagaagaagaagaagaagaagaagaagacacacAGGAGGGAGGCTTTCATCAGAGCAGCCATGCTACTGCTAGCTTCAGTGGGACCAGCGAGATCGAAGAAGTTGTGGAGTAG